A genomic segment from Bacillus cereus G9842 encodes:
- a CDS encoding MFS transporter, with the protein MSMRFTFWIMVGIVAISGLSQGMLLPAIAMIFEQEGVSSSINGIHATALYIGILVISPFLEKPMQRFGMKPIIVIGGFLVIISLFFFTQTFSFWVWFILRFLVGVGDHMLHVGTQTWITTTSDPSKIGRQVSIYGVFFGIGFAVGPYLASTVQYGLATPFIISTVLCLIGWLLLLPTKNAFPAQDEREVKSESSFSRYKQVVGLGWIALLGPLAYGVLEAMLNSNLPVYALRKGWSVSDVSFLLPAFAVGGIITQIPLGILSDKYGRDRILTWTFSISTGIFLLAAVFDQYYWIVFACMLLAGMVIGSCFSLGLGFMTDLLPRHLLPAGNILSGIAFSLGSIMGPVLGGVFIEKIQYTSFFIAVMIIMGILAMLYMVYMKNQFASRKIESRLGHDKTT; encoded by the coding sequence ATGTCAATGCGTTTTACTTTTTGGATTATGGTTGGGATTGTAGCAATCTCGGGTTTGTCACAAGGAATGCTCTTACCTGCCATTGCAATGATTTTTGAACAAGAAGGGGTTAGTTCAAGTATTAATGGTATTCATGCGACGGCATTGTACATTGGGATATTAGTCATTTCGCCGTTTCTTGAAAAACCGATGCAAAGGTTTGGAATGAAGCCGATTATTGTTATAGGTGGGTTTCTCGTTATTATTTCATTATTCTTTTTTACACAAACATTTTCGTTTTGGGTATGGTTTATCCTTAGATTTCTAGTTGGAGTCGGAGATCATATGCTTCATGTCGGAACACAAACATGGATCACGACAACATCGGACCCAAGTAAAATAGGGAGACAAGTATCGATATACGGTGTATTCTTCGGAATTGGTTTTGCCGTTGGTCCGTATTTAGCAAGCACTGTGCAGTACGGTCTTGCGACACCATTTATTATATCTACTGTACTTTGTTTAATAGGTTGGCTTTTACTACTTCCAACAAAAAATGCATTCCCAGCGCAAGATGAAAGAGAAGTGAAGAGTGAATCATCATTTTCTCGTTATAAACAAGTTGTTGGATTAGGATGGATTGCACTGCTAGGTCCACTTGCATATGGCGTACTTGAAGCAATGTTAAACAGTAACTTACCAGTATACGCACTTCGTAAAGGGTGGTCTGTTTCAGATGTATCCTTCTTATTACCAGCATTTGCAGTTGGGGGTATTATTACACAAATTCCGCTCGGTATATTAAGTGACAAATACGGAAGGGACCGTATATTAACGTGGACGTTTAGCATAAGTACGGGAATTTTTCTACTTGCCGCCGTATTTGATCAATATTACTGGATTGTCTTTGCCTGCATGCTTTTAGCGGGTATGGTTATTGGATCGTGTTTCTCTTTAGGGCTTGGATTTATGACTGATTTATTACCGAGACATTTACTACCGGCAGGTAATATATTATCCGGAATCGCTTTTAGTTTAGGAAGTATTATGGGGCCTGTATTAGGCGGCGTATTTATAGAAAAAATACAGTATACAAGCTTTTTTATTGCGGTTATGATTATAATGGGAATTCTAGCAATGTTATATATGGTCTACATGAAGAATCAATTCGCATCAAGAAAAATAGAAAGTAGGTTAGGGCATGACAAAACAACCTAA
- a CDS encoding serine hydrolase domain-containing protein, translating to MKLKKSPLLLLILTFIFVITGLGFTYFKHNKTTPSKHNVTKENWLNDPYLRWSYTHMKEFTLVNNVKNNPDQIAHFPSALQNLDDFAVERRFGNTTPLKKLLDDNKTDAFVVVHNGQLVYERYFNEYKQNEPHGMASLAKVFTGAIIQSLAEEKRIDLEKTADTYIKELKNTPFGNATLQQLMDMQVSAEYPTHGYEQPGLENQDAQLYLASNILPRGKNYDGPMKIYDMLREAEETAPPGSSFSYNNGSTETLAWIIRTITGKSLAENVSERIWSQIGMEENAYYVTDEMKIEQASAGLNATARDMARFGQLLLNNGEYNGKQILPSSITESVKNVQEGELEISIGASISYHNQWWIPHNEQGAFEVLGSYGQTLYIDPKANMVIVHFSSNATPSNEIHSVYSNMYIDIAHHLEKLPQ from the coding sequence ATGAAACTAAAAAAATCTCCCCTACTCTTACTTATACTAACATTCATATTTGTAATTACAGGGCTTGGGTTTACTTACTTCAAACATAATAAAACGACCCCATCAAAACATAATGTGACAAAAGAAAACTGGTTAAATGACCCTTACTTACGTTGGTCGTATACACATATGAAAGAATTCACTTTAGTTAATAACGTAAAAAACAACCCTGACCAAATTGCTCACTTCCCTTCCGCATTGCAAAACTTAGATGATTTTGCTGTGGAGCGTAGATTCGGAAATACAACTCCTCTAAAAAAACTTTTAGACGATAACAAAACAGATGCTTTTGTCGTTGTACATAATGGACAACTTGTTTATGAACGATATTTCAATGAGTATAAACAGAATGAACCTCATGGTATGGCATCATTAGCAAAAGTCTTTACCGGGGCAATTATACAATCTCTCGCTGAAGAAAAACGTATTGACTTAGAAAAAACAGCTGACACTTACATAAAAGAATTAAAAAACACACCGTTCGGTAATGCCACACTTCAGCAATTAATGGACATGCAAGTTTCAGCTGAATATCCTACTCATGGATATGAGCAACCTGGGCTAGAAAATCAAGATGCACAATTATATTTAGCTAGCAATATTTTACCCCGCGGCAAAAATTACGACGGTCCGATGAAAATTTATGATATGTTACGGGAAGCCGAAGAAACTGCACCGCCTGGTTCTTCCTTTTCTTACAATAACGGATCAACAGAAACGCTTGCTTGGATTATTAGAACTATTACTGGTAAATCACTAGCTGAAAATGTAAGCGAACGAATTTGGTCTCAAATTGGTATGGAAGAAAACGCGTATTACGTTACAGATGAAATGAAAATAGAACAAGCAAGCGCTGGCTTAAATGCAACTGCTAGAGATATGGCGAGATTCGGGCAATTACTATTAAACAACGGGGAATATAACGGAAAACAAATTCTCCCTTCTTCTATTACAGAAAGTGTAAAAAATGTACAAGAAGGTGAACTTGAAATTAGTATTGGCGCTTCTATTTCTTATCATAATCAATGGTGGATTCCCCACAATGAACAAGGTGCTTTCGAAGTGTTAGGTAGTTACGGACAAACACTTTACATCGATCCGAAAGCAAATATGGTAATCGTTCATTTCTCTTCTAACGCAACGCCAAGTAATGAAATACATTCGGTTTATTCAAATATGTATATTGATATTGCACATCATTTAGAAAAGCTTCCACAGTAG
- a CDS encoding M15 family metallopeptidase, with protein sequence MVLAMGWSLAACSGKQTSQETTNNNDKNKKEIHANKKDVLPISDPNDWRIILVNREHMLSKELGIELTSITQNAKPNMKIDSRIATSYQDMVAAAKKEGINLYLRSGYRAIKLQQTYYDASVKSYKSQGLSDKEASAKALEYLQYPGASEHHTGLALDIISVEWQNTVEDLNAKFETTDAFKWLDKNAAEYGFTLRYPKDKENITGIKYEPWHYRYVGKEVAVYLKEKGLTLEEYNEKIKSGK encoded by the coding sequence TTGGTATTGGCAATGGGATGGAGTCTTGCTGCTTGTAGTGGAAAGCAAACATCTCAGGAAACTACTAATAATAACGATAAAAATAAAAAAGAGATACATGCGAATAAAAAAGATGTTTTACCTATCTCTGATCCTAATGATTGGAGAATTATTCTTGTAAATAGAGAGCATATGTTATCAAAGGAACTAGGAATTGAATTAACAAGTATTACCCAAAATGCTAAGCCGAATATGAAAATAGATAGTAGAATTGCAACTTCCTATCAGGATATGGTAGCAGCTGCAAAAAAAGAGGGAATCAATCTTTATTTAAGATCAGGTTATCGAGCTATAAAATTACAACAAACCTATTATGATGCTTCAGTTAAAAGCTATAAATCTCAAGGCTTGTCGGATAAAGAGGCTAGTGCTAAGGCGTTGGAATATCTTCAGTATCCTGGTGCAAGTGAACATCATACTGGATTAGCGTTAGACATTATTTCAGTTGAATGGCAGAATACTGTAGAAGATTTAAATGCAAAATTTGAAACTACCGATGCATTCAAATGGTTAGATAAGAATGCTGCAGAGTATGGATTTACTCTCCGCTATCCAAAAGATAAAGAGAATATTACTGGCATTAAGTATGAGCCATGGCACTATCGTTATGTAGGAAAAGAAGTTGCTGTTTATCTAAAAGAAAAAGGGTTAACTTTAGAAGAATATAACGAAAAAATTAAGTCTGGTAAGTAA
- the phaZ gene encoding intracellular short-chain-length polyhydroxyalkanoate depolymerase, protein MIKPATMEFVSLSNGETIAYQEVGRRNTDILVLIHGNMTSSQHWDLVIEKLQDQYHIYALDLRGFGQSTYNRSIDSLQDFAEDVKLFIDELKLEKFSLMGWSMGGGVAMQFTANHPNFVEKLILVESVGMKGYPIFKKDTNGQPIVSSLVKTKEEIAQDPVQIAPVLDAIKNMNKLYYRTVWNLLIYTHNQPEPDRYEKYLDDMLTQRNFVDVNYALITFNISDEHNGVVEGSKQIHRIKAPTLVIQGDRDYVVPQVVGEELAKHLPNAELKVLEDCGHSPFIDCLDVFIKHVENWLEQK, encoded by the coding sequence ATGATTAAGCCTGCAACAATGGAGTTTGTTTCACTATCGAACGGAGAAACGATTGCATATCAGGAAGTTGGAAGGCGAAATACAGATATTCTTGTACTCATTCACGGGAACATGACATCGTCACAACATTGGGATTTAGTCATTGAAAAGTTGCAAGATCAATACCATATTTACGCTCTTGATTTAAGAGGGTTTGGACAATCAACGTATAATCGATCGATAGATTCATTACAAGACTTTGCAGAGGATGTAAAATTATTTATCGACGAGTTAAAGCTAGAGAAATTCTCATTAATGGGCTGGTCAATGGGCGGTGGCGTTGCGATGCAATTTACAGCGAATCACCCAAATTTTGTAGAAAAGTTAATTTTAGTAGAATCAGTAGGAATGAAAGGATACCCAATCTTTAAAAAAGATACGAATGGGCAGCCGATTGTATCAAGTTTAGTAAAGACGAAAGAAGAAATTGCGCAAGATCCAGTACAAATCGCTCCAGTATTAGATGCGATAAAAAATATGAACAAACTATATTACCGTACAGTATGGAATCTATTAATATATACACATAATCAACCTGAACCGGACCGTTATGAAAAGTATTTAGATGATATGTTAACGCAACGTAATTTCGTAGATGTGAATTATGCGCTCATTACATTTAATATTTCAGATGAACATAACGGGGTTGTAGAGGGAAGTAAGCAAATTCATCGTATTAAAGCGCCAACACTCGTCATACAAGGTGATAGAGATTATGTCGTACCGCAAGTAGTCGGTGAGGAATTAGCGAAACATTTGCCAAATGCAGAGTTGAAGGTATTAGAAGATTGCGGACACTCACCGTTTATTGATTGTTTAGATGTATTTATAAAACATGTAGAGAATTGGTTAGAACAGAAATAA
- a CDS encoding MarR family winged helix-turn-helix transcriptional regulator — MDEKQHFFHIVSQTSRKFTKKFNERVSPTGLFSAQWAVIFRINQTGSCTQTELCQYLNVESPTMTRTLTRMETMGWIIRTEGKDRREKLISLSETAIKMIPVWQEEVDTFEEKTLEGINEDDLHQAFQMLQQIIKNLD, encoded by the coding sequence ATGGACGAAAAACAACATTTTTTTCACATCGTCAGCCAGACTTCTCGAAAGTTTACGAAGAAATTTAATGAACGTGTATCTCCAACAGGGTTATTTAGTGCGCAATGGGCTGTTATTTTCCGCATTAATCAAACTGGTTCTTGTACGCAAACAGAATTATGCCAGTATTTAAATGTTGAATCACCAACGATGACTCGTACGTTAACACGTATGGAAACGATGGGATGGATTATTCGTACAGAAGGTAAAGATCGCCGCGAGAAGCTTATTTCTTTATCCGAAACAGCGATAAAGATGATTCCAGTATGGCAAGAAGAAGTTGACACTTTCGAAGAAAAAACGCTAGAAGGTATTAACGAAGATGATTTACATCAAGCATTTCAAATGTTACAACAAATTATTAAAAATTTAGATTAA
- a CDS encoding WXG100 family type VII secretion target — translation MSGKEVEIIGSNTASAISYAQNIENGMKDSLNQAKDLKAYVTGAKWNGKTRDAFLSYLDLIIQYNSEMVEAFEGHTKALKELDKSIQTYGDRSEVRAIKQL, via the coding sequence ATGAGTGGTAAAGAGGTTGAAATTATAGGAAGTAACACTGCAAGTGCCATTTCTTACGCACAAAACATTGAAAATGGTATGAAGGATTCTTTAAACCAAGCGAAAGACTTAAAAGCATATGTCACAGGTGCGAAATGGAATGGAAAAACGCGAGATGCTTTTTTAAGTTACCTTGATTTGATCATTCAATATAATTCAGAAATGGTAGAGGCATTTGAAGGGCATACGAAAGCTTTGAAAGAGTTAGATAAAAGCATTCAAACGTACGGAGATAGATCGGAAGTAAGGGCGATAAAACAATTGTGA
- a CDS encoding MFS transporter, with translation MQSEKLWTKDFLGTCFSSLFLFLTFYMLMTTLPVYVIDGLKGKPEEIGLVATVFLISSVLCRPFTGKWLDDLGRKKILFISLSLFLAATVMYFGAQSLFLLLALRFLHGIGFGMATTATGTIVTDVAPAHRRGEALAYFGVFMSLPMVIGPFLGLTIISHFSFTVLFIVCSVFSLLAFLLGLLVDIPHEAPVSKQKREKMKWKDLIEPSSIPIALTGFVLAFSYSGILSFIPIYAKELGLSEIASYFFIVYALVVVISRPFTGKIFDRFGENVLVYPAIIIFTIGMFILSQAQTSFWFLGAGMLIGLGYGTLIPSFQTIAISAAPNHRRGSATATYFSFFDSGIGFGSFILGIVAAKSSYHNMYFIAAIIVAFTLLLYYGLHGRKQKFKKQPTDGKISA, from the coding sequence ATGCAAAGTGAGAAACTTTGGACGAAGGATTTCCTCGGAACTTGTTTTAGTAGTCTATTTCTCTTCTTAACATTTTACATGCTTATGACTACTCTGCCTGTCTATGTAATAGACGGCCTAAAAGGAAAACCTGAGGAAATTGGTTTAGTTGCAACTGTGTTTCTTATTTCTTCTGTTTTATGTAGACCATTCACAGGAAAATGGCTCGATGATTTAGGAAGAAAGAAAATATTATTTATTTCACTTTCATTATTTTTAGCCGCTACTGTTATGTATTTCGGTGCGCAAAGTTTATTCTTATTACTTGCCCTTCGCTTCTTACACGGTATTGGGTTCGGGATGGCAACGACAGCTACTGGTACGATTGTAACTGATGTTGCGCCAGCTCATCGACGAGGCGAAGCACTTGCATATTTCGGCGTATTTATGAGTCTGCCAATGGTAATTGGTCCTTTTTTAGGTTTAACAATTATTTCTCATTTTTCGTTTACTGTATTATTTATCGTTTGTTCCGTATTTTCATTACTTGCATTTTTATTAGGGCTACTTGTCGATATTCCTCACGAAGCACCTGTTAGCAAACAAAAACGTGAAAAAATGAAATGGAAAGACTTAATCGAACCATCTTCTATTCCGATTGCACTTACAGGATTTGTTTTAGCCTTTTCTTATAGTGGTATTTTATCCTTTATTCCTATTTATGCGAAAGAACTCGGTTTAAGTGAAATTGCAAGTTACTTCTTTATTGTATACGCACTTGTTGTTGTCATTTCTCGTCCATTTACAGGAAAGATTTTTGATCGCTTCGGTGAAAATGTACTCGTTTACCCTGCAATCATTATTTTCACAATCGGAATGTTCATATTAAGCCAAGCACAAACTTCATTTTGGTTCCTTGGCGCAGGTATGCTAATCGGTTTAGGTTACGGAACATTAATTCCGAGTTTCCAAACGATTGCAATTTCTGCCGCCCCAAACCATAGACGTGGTTCTGCGACAGCTACGTATTTTTCATTCTTTGATAGTGGTATTGGTTTTGGTTCTTTCATTTTAGGTATTGTCGCAGCGAAATCCAGTTATCATAATATGTATTTTATCGCAGCTATTATCGTTGCGTTCACTTTACTTTTATATTACGGATTACACGGACGAAAACAAAAATTCAAGAAACAACCTACAGACGGAAAAATTTCCGCTTAA
- a CDS encoding CapA family protein, translating into MLDTLQRSKKFFLLCLIFLVLLTACGNTDVKTSKASLPPAESNIDTSLKAPNWVEKSPIQQSPNFTEDKKVKSVVNLIATGDNLYHDAVIKDGKQKDGSYDYNYIYENIKKAVKSSDLAIVNQETPIAGNNLKVQGYPTFNTPEEVGQSLVDTGFNIVTQATNHAMDMGIKGVANTREYWKKYPDVIPVGMNESQNERNEIKTITKNGIRFALLNYTYGTNGIKIPADKSWALNLIDKKAIQNDVEKAKSSSDMVIVMVHWGVEYTSTPSKQQKEVAQYLTDLGVDVVIGNHPHVIQPIEWKQNKEGHETLIYYSLGNLISAQEKLETLVGGLSYVQFVKYEDKTFGIRQAAIVPTVTDYADGKKQFKIQFLKDYSDEDSKKHGIKKFVGPVSLKDFKEIPRDVLGNWYKD; encoded by the coding sequence ATGTTAGATACTTTACAGAGAAGTAAAAAGTTTTTTTTATTATGTCTTATTTTTTTAGTGCTTTTAACTGCTTGTGGTAATACAGATGTTAAGACATCTAAAGCTTCATTACCACCGGCTGAATCTAATATAGATACATCATTAAAAGCACCAAATTGGGTAGAGAAGAGTCCTATCCAACAGTCTCCTAATTTTACGGAAGATAAAAAAGTAAAATCGGTTGTGAATTTAATAGCAACGGGTGATAATTTATATCATGACGCAGTAATTAAAGATGGCAAACAAAAAGACGGTTCATATGATTATAACTATATTTATGAAAATATCAAAAAAGCTGTTAAATCAAGTGATCTTGCTATCGTGAACCAGGAGACTCCAATTGCAGGAAATAATCTAAAAGTACAGGGATATCCGACTTTCAATACACCTGAAGAAGTAGGACAATCTTTAGTGGACACTGGATTCAATATAGTGACTCAAGCGACAAATCATGCTATGGATATGGGTATTAAAGGTGTTGCGAATACAAGAGAATACTGGAAGAAATATCCGGATGTTATCCCAGTAGGCATGAATGAGAGTCAAAACGAGCGTAATGAAATAAAAACGATTACAAAAAATGGTATTCGCTTTGCGTTACTAAATTATACATATGGTACGAATGGAATTAAAATTCCGGCTGATAAGTCTTGGGCTTTAAATTTAATTGATAAAAAAGCGATACAAAATGATGTGGAAAAGGCAAAGAGTAGCTCTGATATGGTGATTGTTATGGTGCATTGGGGAGTAGAATATACCTCAACACCTTCAAAGCAACAAAAAGAAGTTGCTCAATATTTAACAGATTTAGGTGTAGATGTAGTAATTGGAAATCATCCACATGTAATTCAACCAATTGAGTGGAAACAAAATAAAGAGGGACATGAAACGCTAATCTATTATTCTCTTGGAAATCTTATTTCTGCGCAAGAAAAATTAGAAACATTGGTTGGAGGATTATCTTATGTACAATTTGTTAAGTATGAAGATAAAACTTTTGGTATACGACAAGCGGCAATCGTACCGACAGTAACCGACTACGCTGATGGTAAGAAACAATTTAAAATTCAATTTTTAAAAGATTATTCGGATGAAGATTCTAAAAAACATGGAATTAAAAAATTTGTCGGCCCCGTTTCTTTGAAGGATTTTAAGGAGATTCCTAGAGACGTGTTGGGAAATTGGTATAAAGACTAA
- a CDS encoding NETI motif-containing protein translates to MTKQPNKKKFEVLENETITDCLARMEQEGYAPSRRMEEPIFHEVKKDGKTVVEPCGRKIVFEGKLK, encoded by the coding sequence ATGACAAAACAACCTAATAAAAAGAAATTTGAAGTACTAGAAAATGAAACAATTACAGACTGCTTAGCACGTATGGAACAAGAAGGCTACGCTCCGTCTCGTCGTATGGAAGAGCCGATCTTTCATGAAGTAAAGAAAGACGGCAAAACAGTAGTTGAGCCGTGCGGTAGGAAGATTGTTTTTGAAGGGAAATTGAAGTAA